The following is a genomic window from Novipirellula aureliae.
GGTGTCCACGCTGAGCCGACTGCAAGCGAAGTTGGTGCATTCGACCTGTCATCGGCATTAGCCGTAGCAAGGAGCAACGATGATCGATTGCGACGTCTAACACCTCCACGTTGGTCTCGGCCCGTTTGGCATCCGCAACACGTTCGGAGCACACTTCGCCCTGAGGTTGATTCGGTAACTTTCGCAGATAGTCGACCCACGTCGTTGGCGATTGATCGACTTTCCCCGAAACAACGGCAAGATAGTTCTTTTGGATTTTCTGGGTCGCGAACTGATCACTCAGTAGCCTGGCGATGCGTTTCGACAAGGCAACGAGCACCACCCCACTGACATCGCGATCCAAACGATGAACCATCGCCAAATAATCGGTGCGTGAAGCCAATTGTTGACGTAGTCGAAGCTCTAAACTATCAATACCGTTCGGCGCTTGCGTCAAAAGACCCGCTGGCTTTTCAACGGCGAGCATCGAAACAGCATCGTGTAGAATACGAATTCGATCGAGCATCGTAGAGTCGTGTTGAGTAGCAAGCAGCAAGTGGCAATAAAAAAACGAGAGACCCCGGCCACGACAACAATGAAAATGAATCATTTGTTGATCGACGAATCTCTCGTTGATCTAATTTGTAAAGCGTTCTTCATGCGCGTCAAGACATGAAATGGAAACATCGCAAACAAAAACAGGATTCAAGCAAGGACATCGGTATTGGAAGCGCCTCGTATGCGGCTCCTTTGAAGCATCGTCTGAAACCAAAACAACCCTTTGCACTGGATCCATTCGCTTCACATTCTTCTCGATATTCCTTTCACTTAAAATAGCCTTTCATGCAACGCCGAGTCACACCTGAACCGTCGCACCATTATCACTTCGTGACTGGAAAGTTGGCAGAAGGGCTTCTTCGCGAGACGGTTTCGATACTGGCCAAGAAGCACTGCTTTGACTTTAGTATTGGCGTCATGCCGATTACGGTAGCAGCGTTGATGACACCAAAGTGGCTTGCCCGCCATCTAAATCCACCACCGCAAACAACTCACATCATCGTCCCTGGATATTTGACGAGCGGTACGCCAGAACTTGACCAGAGCGTCAAAATACCCGTGATTTACGGACCAAAAGATTGCCGTGAATTGGCCAACGTGTTTGGCGAAGAAGTCGACAAGGTCGATCTGTGCGATTATGACATCGAAATCATTGCCGAAATCAATCATGTTCCTCGAATGTCGTTGGCGGATTTTCATCGGCGTGCAACGCAGCTTCAAGAATCAGGCGCAGACATCATTGACATTGGCTGTGACCCGACGATTCGATGCGCTGCAATTGGCGATTATGTCAAGCTACTTGTCGATGCAGGACTTCGTGTTTCGATTGATACGTTCGATGCCTGGGAAGCAAATGAAGCCGCTCGTCATGGTGCTTGTTTAGTTCTTTCGGTCAACTCAAAGAATTGTCATGAGGCTGTCGATTGGGGGGTGGAAGTGGTCGTGATTCCCGATCATCCCAACGACAAAAAAAGTTTTGAAAAAAACATCGATTTTTTGTCGAAAGCCAAGGTCCCCTGCCGTTTGGATCCTATTCTTGAGCCAATCGGAATTGGCTTGACCAACAGTTTGCTTCGGTACGCGGAAACTCGGCGCGACTATCCCGAGTTTGAAACGATGATGGGCATCGGTAATCTAACCGAGTTGACCGAAGTGGATTCGGCTGGCGTCAACTTTCTGCTACTGGGAGTCTGCCAAGAATTGGGCATCCGTAGCGTGCTGACAACCGAGGTGATCAACTGGGCGAGGTCGAGCGTGCGTGAATGCGATCGGATTCGTCGGCTTGTCTATCACAGCGTGAAAAACCATGTCCCACCAAAGAATCTGACGGGCGACGTTGTCATGCTCCGCGACGCATCCCTACCCACCTACACGGAGGAGGCGATTGATGCTTTGGCGAACTCGATTAAGGACAACAACTATCGCATTTTGGCTGAAAACGGCTTCATTCACTTACTT
Proteins encoded in this region:
- a CDS encoding RluA family pseudouridine synthase, whose protein sequence is MLDRIRILHDAVSMLAVEKPAGLLTQAPNGIDSLELRLRQQLASRTDYLAMVHRLDRDVSGVVLVALSKRIARLLSDQFATQKIQKNYLAVVSGKVDQSPTTWVDYLRKLPNQPQGEVCSERVADAKRAETNVEVLDVAIDHRCSLLRLMPMTGRMHQLRLQSAQRGHPIWGDRLYGGPILNDELVPDGKGDRILLHAESIAFHHPRTGVRTTISCAHNFPLNAFGFA
- a CDS encoding DUF6513 domain-containing protein, whose protein sequence is MQRRVTPEPSHHYHFVTGKLAEGLLRETVSILAKKHCFDFSIGVMPITVAALMTPKWLARHLNPPPQTTHIIVPGYLTSGTPELDQSVKIPVIYGPKDCRELANVFGEEVDKVDLCDYDIEIIAEINHVPRMSLADFHRRATQLQESGADIIDIGCDPTIRCAAIGDYVKLLVDAGLRVSIDTFDAWEANEAARHGACLVLSVNSKNCHEAVDWGVEVVVIPDHPNDKKSFEKNIDFLSKAKVPCRLDPILEPIGIGLTNSLLRYAETRRDYPEFETMMGIGNLTELTEVDSAGVNFLLLGVCQELGIRSVLTTEVINWARSSVRECDRIRRLVYHSVKNHVPPKNLTGDVVMLRDASLPTYTEEAIDALANSIKDNNYRILAENGFIHLLAANVQLSGTDPMEIFADLLTKPPSDNVNREHAFYLGFEMAKAMIALQLGKRYNQDQSLDWGLLTAPEMSHRLKKNHPRKPQN